The Kitasatospora albolonga nucleotide sequence CCGTCAGCAGCCGTTGCGCGTCCTTGCCGCCGACCCTGCTCCGTACGCCCTTCCCGGCATCCGGCCTCGGGAACTCCTCGAACTTGTAGTACGCCGTATCCAGGGCTCCCCCGCAGGAGCGCGCCCGCACGACCGCGCCGAGCACGCTGCCGGGGTAGCGGCCGTCCAGGTACTTTTCCTGCTCGGCGGAGGGCCCGTAGTACGCGCGCAGACGGACGTGGTGGCCCTCGCCCCTTTCCGGTCCCCGCAGGGAGCACTCCTCGGTGAGCGCCCGTCCGGCGGGCTTCTCCGCGGCCGTCGTCAGCCCCAGCCGCTCCGCGTCCCGTGGGCCGACGACGTCACGGCAGGTTCCGGTCGCCCGGGCGGCGGGGCGCGTCGTCCACCGGGTGCGGTCGACGGCCGAGGGGCGCTGCCCGAGGGCCCCCTCACAGTCGAAGCGCTTCGCCGCGCGGCGGGCCGACTCGGTGGTGAACCGGGCCAGTTGGAGGAGCTGCTCGTCGGAGAGCTCCTTGACGTCCTGGCGCGCGGAGGCCAGGACGAGGAGCCCCTTGCCGGGCAGCGGAGCGCAGTCGACGAGCACCGCCGCATCGGGCGTGAGCCCGGAGGTCGAGAACGAGCCGTTCCAGCCGAATCCGATGGGGGACGCCGAGGCATCCTCCGCCGCGCCGCTGGCACGGTGTGCCGCCGACGGACGAATGTTCAGTTTGAGCTGGACGCCCTCGAACTTCTCGAGCTCCTCGGACTCCTCGGACCTCTCGCCATGGGCCCATGCCGCGCAGTACTCGGTCGCCTGGCCCGTCCAGTCCGCGGTGTGGCCCTTGAAGGCCAGCTCGGCCCCGCCGAAGAACGCGGCGGCCTCCTCGGCCGCCAGCGATCCCCGGCAGGTGTCGGCCGGGACCCGCGCCGGGCCGTCGTCCCGGAGGCCGAACCCCCAGATGAGCCCGCCGGCGGTGAGCGCCAGGACGAGCGCCGCCCCGGCCGCCCGGTTCCGTATGTATCGCATGCTTCGCACCGTGCTGCCTTCCCCCGTTGATCTTTCTCGCCGATCAGGCCGAGGACGCTATCCGATCGCAGTTCGGGCGGGACGAGCGGGTTCTGTTCGGGGTCTGGCGGGTAGATTGGTGGATAAGTCCCCTTGGGGAGGCTGATTCGATGCCGTGGCTCGTATGGTTGCTGGCCGCCGCGGCGCTGGGCGCTGCGGAGTTCTTCACCCTGACGCTGGTCTTCGGGCTGCTGGCCGGCGCCGCACTGGTGGCCGCCGTGGTGGCCGGTGTGGGGGTCGGGCTGCTCGGCCAGCTCGTGGCGCTCGGACTGGCGGCGGTCGCCGGTCTCGCCATCGTCCGCCCCGTCGCCCTGCGGCACATGGCACAGGCGCCCCTCGTCCACGAGGGCAGCGACGCGCTGATCGGCAAGCGGGCGGAGGTCATGCAGGAGGTCACCGCCACCCACGGCCTGGTCAAGGTCTCCGGTGAGGAATGGTCCGCCCGGGCGCTCGACGAGAGCCATGTGATCCCGGTGGGAGCGCTGGTGGACGTCATGGAGATCGAGGGCGCCACAGCTGTCGTGTATCCCCGCGAGCTTCTTCCGTGAACGGCTGAACACGCAGCGGGAGCAAGGCGGCGGAGGAAGAGGGAGGAAGTATGGATGCGGTTGTGATCCCGATTCTTGTGGCGGCGATCGTCGTCGTCTTTCTCGTGGCCGCCACCGTGCGGATCGTTCCGCAGGCGCGCCGTTACAACATCGAACGGTTCGGCCGGTACCGCCGGACGCTGCAACCCGGCCTGAACTTCGTCCTGCCGGTGGCGGACCGGGTCAACACCAAGCTCGACGTGCGTGAGCAGGTGTATTCGTCCGAGCCCAAGCCGGTGATCACCGAGGACAACCTCGTGGTCAACATCGACACCGTGCTCTATTACCAGATCACCGATCCCCGGGCGGCGGCCTACGAGGTCGCCGACTATCTCCAGGCGATCGATCAGCTCACCGTGACCACCTTGCGCAACGTCATCGGCTCCATGGACCTGGAGGGGACGCTCACCTCGCGTGAGGAGATCAACGCCCGGCTCCGTGCCGTCCTCGACGACGCGACCGGCAAGTGGGGTATCCGGGTCAACCGGGTGGAGATCAAGGCCATCGATCCCCCGAACACCATCAAAGAGGCGATGGAGAAGCAGATGCGGGCCGAGCGTGACAAGCGCGCGGCCATCCTGCACGCGGAGGGGGAGCGGCAGGCCAAGATCCTCACCGCCGAGGGTACGAAGCAGAAGGACATCCTGGAGGCCCAGGGCACCCAGCAGGCCATGATCCTGCGGGCGGACGGCGAGGCGAAGGCGGTGGAGCTCGTCTTCCAGTCCGTCCACCGCAACAACGCCGACGCGAAGGTCCTGGCCTACAAGTACCTGGAAACGCTCCCGGACCTGGCGAAGAGCGACAACAACACGTTCTGGGTGATCCCGGGCGAGCTGACCGAAGCGGTCCGGGCCGTCACCAGCGCGTTCGGCGACCGGTCGGCGATGGGCCTTCCCCCGGAAGCGACCGCGCAGCGCGAGGAGGAACCCGCCGAGGCCGGGACTGCCGGGGCCGCCGGGACTCCGGAGCTCGACGCGGACCCGACGCTCGCCCTGGACGCCGCGGCGGCGGCCAACGAGGTCGCGAAGCAGGCCGCGGCAGCGGTGAGCGACGCGAAGGCGGAGGCCGAGGCCGTGGGGGAGGCCCAGCTCCCGGGCCGGGGACAGACCCGAGACGGCTGAGGGTGTGGCCGGAGGCGACGGCCAGGCCCGCCGGGTCTGCCCGATCCGCAGTGCGGTCCTGGAAGGGGACAGGGGCGGGCGACAGGGCCGAACGGCGAGTGGTCGGCGTAAGGCCGGACAGCTGCGGAGCTGAGGTACAGGACATAAAGCGGCTATTTTCAGTCAACCTGGCAAATCTCTGGGAACTTGCTCCCCTGCGCCGTGTGAGCTGCTCGCTTGAGGGTTCGTTCGTATGCGTCGCGCCGTGCAGTGTTGAGGGGAATCAGGTATGTCCAGTCTGAAAGAGAAGCCTACGGCTGCGACTTTCGATGTTGAGGCCCTTGTGGCGGCCGCGTGGAACGGCGAGATCCGTGTACCGCACTTTCAACGAGGGTTCAGGTGGGCGCGCGAGGATGTTCGACGCCTGTTCGACAGCATCGTCAAGGGGTACCCGGTCGGCAGCTTGCTGCTGTGGGAGCGCCCTGCTGTCCAGCAGCAGGTGACTCTCGGTGCCCTGCATTTCGATGCCCCTGCCACGGATGCGGCTCAATGGGTTGTCGACGGGCAACAGCGAATTACAGCCCTGGCTAACGCGCTGCATCCGTCGGGGCAGTCAGATCAGAAATTCGCCCTTTCATACAACCTGAAGAACGGAAAATTCATCTCGTCGCCGCCGACTGCTGACCCAATGGTTATTCCACTCCCGATTGTCTTTGATCTTCAGCAAATCTTGAAGTGGTTCGCCAGGTACCCCGAGATTGCGCAGCACCTTGACGATGCGACGAGTGTGACCAAGCGGCTGCGTCAATTCCCCATCCCTGCATACGTTGTCAAGCAAGGCAGCCCGGACGCTCTGCAAGAGATCTTCGACCGAATGAACAACTACGGAAAGAGGCTCAAGCGTGCTGAGGTGTTCTCGGCCCTGTATGCCGGCGAAGAATCGAAGCAGGATGAAACTCTGACCATCGAGAGGATCGGCCAGGGGATCAACGTTGAGAGGCAGTTCGGGACCATTGATGACGACACCATCCTGAGGGCCATCCTTGCGAGGCGTGGCCCCGATGTGACGCGTGACATCCACCATGAGTTCGATGACGGGAAGGAGGGGCGGGACGCCGCCTTCAAGGCGGGGGAGGAGGCTCTGCTCCAGGCTGTCAAATTCGTGCAGGAGAAGGCTGGCGTTCCTCATTTCCATCTTCTGCCGTACAGGTTCCTCCTGGTGGTTTTGGCACGGTTCTTCGCCCATCACCCTGACCCGGGGCCAGGCGGTCTAGAGGTACTACGCAGCTGGTTCTGGCGGGCTGCTGTAGTGGGGCCGTACATTTTCCGCGGAAGTGCTACCGGTGCGATGAAGGCGCAAACCTACAAGATCCTTCCCCACTCGACGGAGGAGTCCCTTCGTGGTCTCATCGACGTCGTGGAGCGGTCCGAGCATGCCATGCCGAACGCTGCTCGCCTGCGGACCAACGAGGGGGCCGGGAAGATTATCCTCTGTTCTCTGTGGGCTCTCGGTCCGCGTGACTTTCTGACCGGAGACACCATTGAGCAGCCGCGCCTGGCTCGTGTGATCGGAGACTCCAACACGGCAGCCTCGGCCATCAACTACATTATTAATCCCAGGAATGTGGGAAGCAGTCAACGTCTCTCTGCCAGTAACCGGCTGATCCTGAGCTCGGAGAAATATCCTGCGAACGAGATCGACAGTCTGATTTCCAATCAGCCGATTCACCTGGGCGATGTCGAGTGGGAATTGGTCCTCGCCTCTCATGCTGTGAACAGGGGAATGGCTCAGCTTCTTGCCTCGGGGAAAGTTGTGGAGTTCCTTCGCCATCGAGAGCAGATCGTGCAGCAGAATCTGCAGGATTTTCTCAGTGAGATGTGCGGATGGAAGTTTGACAGCGTCGAGCCGCTCCTGGACCAGCTGTCTGCGGAGGTCGACTCCGGGATGGAGAGCTGATCCGAGGGACAGAGGCGGGCAGCCCGCACCCACCTGAGTGCCACCCGGGCCGAACCCCCTGAGCGCTGTGCTGCCCCCCGTGGCCGGACCCGCACCCCGGATGGCCGAGAATGCCTGCATGAGCGAAGAGTCGATACGTACGTACCTGGGCACGGTGGAACGGCAGCTCGCCGCCGACGGATGCGGGCCCCGCTGGGAGCAGTGGGGCGGTTCCCCCGTGCTGATCGGGCGGCGGGCCGACTTCCGGATGCGCTGGGCGGCCACCAAGCTGCACCTGTTCACCGTCGCCACCGCCGTCCCCGAGATCACGGTGCAGACCGTCGAGGGCTTCACGGCCCAGGCGCTGCGCTACGCCAAGACCAACAAGGGCGGGCTGCCCGTGGGGTTCCAGACCGGGCTGGCCGTCTTCCCCGTGCTCGTCAGCGACCGGGTGGACCCGGCGGCCATGGCCTGGGCCGAGGAGAAGCAGCGTAACCAGTTCGGCTGCTTCGCCCGGCCCGTCGTCGTGGACGCCGCGAACGGCTACGCGGGCTACTACCAGGGCAAGCCGATGGTGGGGCTCGCGTACGCCGCCCATCTGATCGAGAAGGGCGACCTGTACTTCCGCTCCGCCCCGGTGGCCTGAGTCCCCGCCTACCGCCCCGCCGCCACCCCCAGCTCCGCGATCCCCGTCGGCTTCTCCGGGTCCTCCGCCCGCACCGTCACCCGGACCTTGCGTGCCGTGTCCCCCGGCAGGAACGGGCGCCAGAAGCGGCCGTCGACCGAGGTCTCCACGGTGGACGAGGCGGGGGCGGGGTCGCTCCAGCGCGGGGTCACCGCTGTGACCCGGAGCGGGTGCGGGCCCAGGTCCACCGTCAGGGACCCCGTCGCCCCGTCCGGTGACCAGGATGTCGCCGGGGAGCCGTCCACCGCCGCCTCCGCGTACAGGCCCGGGGCCTCGGACGTGGCCGTCACCGGGCGGCAGCGCGCCGCGTCCGCCGTCGGGGTCAGGTCCGGGCGGCGGGTGGGGAGCACCAGCGCCGAGGTCAGGCGGCGCGGGCCCGCCGCCGTGTGGACCGTGAACGGCGCGCCCGACGTCAGGCGGACCGTGCTCGTCCGGGCGCCGATCTCGACCTCGTACGTGGCATCCCGGTACCGCAGCCCCTTCAGCGTGACGCCCTCGTGCAGCTGGG carries:
- a CDS encoding levansucrase; amino-acid sequence: MSEESIRTYLGTVERQLAADGCGPRWEQWGGSPVLIGRRADFRMRWAATKLHLFTVATAVPEITVQTVEGFTAQALRYAKTNKGGLPVGFQTGLAVFPVLVSDRVDPAAMAWAEEKQRNQFGCFARPVVVDAANGYAGYYQGKPMVGLAYAAHLIEKGDLYFRSAPVA